The following proteins come from a genomic window of Pasteuria penetrans:
- a CDS encoding group II intron maturase-specific domain-containing protein: MSEKTKSTDFYFAHQHQVWNCMRLAERSNPILRGWGVNYYGAFYPSQLRKALVQSFDDNVLAWWAVCQEVVQEMKVARPFVTG; encoded by the coding sequence ATATCAGAAAAAACCAAATCAACTGATTTTTACTTCGCGCACCAGCACCAGGTATGGAACTGCATGAGGTTGGCGGAAAGGTCCAATCCCATATTGAGGGGCTGGGGGGTGAACTACTATGGCGCCTTTTATCCCTCGCAACTGAGGAAAGCTTTAGTACAGAGCTTCGATGACAATGTTTTGGCCTGGTGGGCCGTGTGTCAAGAAGTCGTTCAAGAGATGAAGGTTGCTCGGCCCTTCGTAACCGGCTGA
- a CDS encoding SAM-dependent methyltransferase, with translation MDRSYHRNQLTHDLRRRGNCLPWAYVMEQALYHRQWGYYTLGPSLGRGGDFFTPSHIGTTYPNLLAEWLVKLREFTGKPWSYVELGPGEGRWLQYIRRKADLDARLCWAVEKSPAFRERLRNQIPPSQVVASLDEIPPQSAALVVACEFFDAMPIHPVRYQGTKRSSLREAYVTWADSKWRWVWKKSLSPDIQVLWETWISDFPPGVLTTGQVIEIPQAALCFMGEVARWLKRSSQGLFFILDYMRPRCELLVSREGTLRAYHGHRLLTRPSEWLSYLGEVDLTSTPPVDLLRRVGEGEGLVTVWDGTQGSFLGDSGVIGSLAPPPLSDPFSPAAREWRKFLQLFHPGAMGESFRVLLQGWHLEIPGVYRVLFPSPNECES, from the coding sequence TTGGACCGGTCCTATCATCGCAACCAATTGACCCATGATTTGCGTCGACGGGGAAATTGTCTCCCCTGGGCCTATGTTATGGAGCAGGCCCTTTACCATCGGCAATGGGGTTACTATACGTTGGGCCCTTCCTTGGGGAGAGGAGGGGATTTCTTTACTCCTTCTCATATAGGCACAACCTATCCGAACCTTTTGGCGGAATGGTTGGTGAAGTTGCGGGAGTTTACAGGGAAGCCATGGTCCTATGTAGAATTGGGCCCGGGGGAGGGTCGTTGGCTACAGTATATCCGGAGGAAGGCAGATTTGGATGCAAGGCTTTGTTGGGCTGTGGAGAAGAGTCCCGCATTTCGTGAACGTCTCCGGAATCAGATTCCCCCTTCCCAGGTAGTAGCGAGTCTGGATGAGATTCCCCCTCAATCTGCTGCCTTGGTGGTAGCTTGTGAGTTTTTTGACGCCATGCCCATTCATCCAGTACGGTACCAGGGGACAAAAAGGTCCTCCCTTCGAGAGGCTTACGTGACATGGGCGGATTCGAAGTGGCGGTGGGTGTGGAAAAAATCCTTGTCCCCAGATATACAGGTTCTTTGGGAAACATGGATTTCCGATTTTCCTCCCGGTGTACTGACTACGGGTCAGGTGATTGAGATCCCCCAAGCCGCCCTGTGTTTTATGGGAGAGGTTGCGCGATGGTTGAAGAGGAGTTCACAGGGGCTGTTCTTTATACTCGATTACATGCGACCTCGCTGTGAGTTGCTTGTTTCGAGGGAGGGGACCCTGCGAGCCTATCATGGTCATCGTTTGTTGACCCGCCCCTCCGAGTGGTTATCCTACCTGGGGGAGGTGGATCTGACTTCTACTCCCCCCGTTGATCTTTTACGTAGGGTTGGTGAAGGGGAGGGGTTGGTTACAGTATGGGATGGTACGCAGGGGTCTTTTTTAGGAGATTCTGGTGTGATAGGATCCTTGGCCCCCCCTCCGTTATCCGATCCCTTTTCCCCAGCAGCCCGGGAATGGAGGAAATTTTTACAACTCTTTCATCCGGGGGCCATGGGGGAGTCTTTCCGTGTGTTGTTACAGGGTTGGCATCTGGAGATCCCTGGTGTGTACAGGGTTTTATTTCCTTCCCCCAATGAATGTGAGTCATGA
- a CDS encoding DUF2626 family protein — protein sequence MARTFRTLAFWCLAFGLCFLAGDMWLPAALSLGQAAAFMLTGLLHCTERTYMYLFGAYMLLAFVGLSIYANFFSA from the coding sequence ATGGCACGTACATTCCGCACACTGGCCTTCTGGTGCCTAGCATTTGGGTTATGCTTTTTGGCAGGGGATATGTGGTTACCGGCCGCATTGTCTTTAGGACAGGCGGCGGCATTTATGCTTACCGGTCTCCTTCATTGTACAGAGAGAACCTATATGTATCTTTTTGGTGCGTATATGCTATTAGCATTTGTTGGACTCAGTATCTATGCAAATTTCTTCAGCGCGTAA
- a CDS encoding ketopantoate reductase family protein — MNRMPSQHLPPVGSLGCMQPVWKHPFHVAILGAGALGRLLGVHLHEGFSIGGGAAVTLYTRTAAQCADIQCRGIEYVDLQGRCRCVKVPVAWIQEDMPTHDAIIVAVKYPSLDEVATRIRNRITPLTVVILLQNGFRIRDNVCRWKPSRLVYLSAVMEGAIASGYCQVQHTGSGVTSLGPIGAMSTYREHIVPPVLEILLERLPKFRYAPKILRLLWEKWVLSSIILPLTACNGISNGQIVDPPYRFEAIALLKEALMVGERLGWHWEWTDAWLALTRLCRRTYRNHSSMLQDLLQGRSTEVGVISGAMVELARTVGVEVPHQERFWRRICLREAVVCGKLQQEVWWNSSGGKWDVSEGDMDRGQFYGNSRKPGGKIPHG; from the coding sequence ATGAATAGAATGCCATCGCAGCATCTTCCCCCCGTAGGATCGCTGGGTTGTATGCAACCGGTGTGGAAACATCCTTTTCATGTGGCTATTCTAGGTGCAGGGGCCTTGGGCCGTCTCCTTGGGGTTCATCTTCACGAGGGTTTTTCTATCGGTGGTGGGGCTGCTGTGACGCTGTACACGCGAACGGCAGCACAGTGTGCGGATATTCAATGTCGTGGTATTGAATATGTGGATCTACAGGGTCGGTGCCGTTGTGTGAAGGTCCCCGTAGCGTGGATCCAGGAGGATATGCCTACCCATGATGCAATCATTGTAGCCGTAAAATATCCCTCCTTGGATGAGGTAGCTACTAGGATTAGGAATAGGATTACACCCCTGACCGTTGTAATTTTGTTACAAAATGGATTCAGAATTAGAGATAACGTTTGTCGGTGGAAGCCATCAAGGCTAGTTTATTTGTCTGCCGTCATGGAGGGGGCCATAGCATCGGGGTATTGTCAGGTGCAGCACACAGGTAGTGGTGTGACATCCCTTGGCCCCATTGGGGCCATGTCTACTTATAGGGAACATATAGTGCCACCCGTATTAGAAATTTTGTTGGAGAGGCTGCCAAAATTTCGTTATGCACCAAAGATTTTGCGGCTCCTTTGGGAGAAATGGGTACTTAGTAGTATCATTCTTCCGTTGACAGCTTGCAACGGGATCTCCAACGGGCAAATCGTGGATCCACCCTATCGATTTGAGGCCATAGCCTTACTGAAGGAGGCACTCATGGTAGGGGAACGTTTGGGATGGCATTGGGAATGGACGGATGCTTGGTTGGCTCTGACTAGATTATGCCGGCGGACCTATCGGAATCATTCCTCTATGCTGCAGGATCTATTACAGGGTCGTTCCACAGAAGTCGGCGTCATTAGTGGGGCTATGGTGGAATTGGCGCGTACAGTAGGGGTTGAAGTTCCACATCAGGAGAGGTTTTGGCGTAGGATTTGTCTGAGGGAGGCTGTAGTATGCGGGAAGTTGCAGCAGGAGGTTTGGTGGAATTCGTCTGGTGGGAAATGGGATGTATCTGAAGGGGATATGGATAGAGGGCAATTCTATGGAAATAGTAGAAAACCGGGCGGGAAAATTCCCCATGGATAG
- a CDS encoding enoyl-CoA hydratase-related protein — MPTVTSVRKGDYVVLTLNRPQVYNALDVNVLLSLSSCITVVANDPKVRVVVITGAGGKAFCVGVDRKERQCLVSEEVRAYTQKLSATLMQLASLSKPVIAAINGAALGSGLELALACDLRVAAKTAVFSCPEVGWGVIPSAGGTQRLSRLIGMSRAKEMILTTRRLGAKTAADWGLVHRLMETECVLQEAEDWAAEISRLAPLAVCQAKRSLDGGFGVSLAEGLQLEKRAVESLVGTRDRREGALAFAERRAPVYRGY; from the coding sequence ATGCCTACAGTGACCAGTGTACGTAAGGGAGATTACGTAGTACTTACATTGAACCGTCCCCAGGTTTATAATGCATTGGATGTAAATGTTCTATTGTCTCTATCGTCCTGTATTACGGTAGTGGCTAATGATCCCAAGGTGCGGGTGGTGGTGATAACGGGGGCTGGTGGGAAGGCTTTTTGCGTGGGTGTGGACAGGAAGGAGCGGCAATGTTTGGTAAGTGAGGAGGTACGTGCCTATACACAAAAGCTCTCTGCCACCCTGATGCAATTGGCAAGCCTATCTAAACCCGTGATTGCCGCCATCAATGGAGCAGCTTTGGGCAGTGGTCTGGAGTTAGCCCTAGCTTGTGATCTTCGTGTGGCCGCTAAGACGGCCGTCTTTAGTTGCCCAGAGGTGGGTTGGGGGGTCATCCCGAGTGCCGGGGGTACGCAACGTTTATCCCGTTTGATCGGCATGTCCCGTGCTAAGGAAATGATTTTGACAACTCGTCGATTGGGTGCAAAAACAGCGGCCGATTGGGGTCTGGTTCACAGATTGATGGAGACTGAGTGTGTCCTACAGGAGGCCGAAGATTGGGCGGCAGAAATTAGTCGCCTGGCACCGCTGGCCGTTTGCCAAGCCAAGCGGTCCTTGGATGGTGGTTTTGGGGTTTCGTTAGCAGAGGGTTTACAATTGGAGAAGCGTGCCGTAGAATCCCTTGTTGGTACACGGGACCGTCGTGAAGGGGCGCTTGCTTTTGCTGAGCGTCGTGCCCCTGTTTATAGGGGATACTGA
- the fabV gene encoding enoyl-ACP reductase FabV, translating to MHIKPRYRGFICTTSHPVGCSQWVEQKVRDLRKLPPIQGPRKVLVIGASAGYGLATRLVATFAAGADTVGVFLEKPSRENRTATAGWYLTSALERLADQSGRIAHSVCGDAFSEGAKRSTMRSVREKLGSVDLLVYSLAAPRRFHPSKQAWDVSVLKPIGASFCSKTLDFHTAKVDTITVDPASEEEIAGTVSVMGGEDLKLWVEALKTEGLLSPGVRVLAYSYVGPSLTHPIYRLGTVGRAKDHLEATVNVLDRELRQQYNGRALISVNKAVVTQSSAAIPVVPLYLSLLYRVMQERTMHEDTVQQMYRLLAEALYPEPKGLDEKGRLRMDDREMDPGVQREVEDRFVKATDATIGTLGDVDLYRKAFAQLFGFAIPGVDYDLPVDPQVSIPSVNGSCFLRSANKN from the coding sequence ATGCATATCAAGCCTCGTTACCGCGGTTTCATTTGCACTACATCTCACCCAGTAGGATGTTCCCAATGGGTGGAACAGAAAGTAAGGGATTTGCGTAAGCTTCCCCCCATTCAGGGTCCCCGTAAGGTGTTGGTCATTGGTGCCTCCGCAGGGTATGGGTTGGCAACACGTCTGGTAGCTACGTTCGCTGCTGGAGCTGATACGGTGGGTGTTTTTTTGGAAAAGCCTAGTCGGGAGAATCGTACGGCTACGGCGGGCTGGTATCTAACATCTGCTCTGGAGCGTTTGGCGGATCAGTCTGGGAGGATAGCTCATAGCGTTTGTGGTGATGCCTTCTCTGAGGGTGCCAAACGATCTACCATGAGGTCCGTTAGAGAAAAGTTGGGGTCTGTCGATTTGCTTGTCTACAGTTTGGCGGCCCCACGTAGATTTCATCCTTCGAAGCAAGCATGGGATGTTTCTGTTCTCAAGCCGATAGGGGCTTCCTTCTGCAGTAAGACTCTAGACTTTCATACGGCCAAGGTCGATACCATAACTGTGGATCCGGCTAGTGAGGAGGAAATTGCTGGGACCGTTTCTGTCATGGGGGGCGAGGATCTAAAGCTCTGGGTGGAAGCATTAAAGACGGAAGGTCTTCTATCTCCCGGTGTGCGGGTATTGGCTTATTCCTACGTTGGTCCGAGTCTGACACACCCTATTTATCGCTTAGGTACGGTGGGGCGTGCGAAAGATCATCTAGAGGCTACTGTGAATGTTTTGGATCGGGAACTCCGACAGCAGTATAATGGGAGAGCCCTTATATCGGTCAATAAGGCTGTGGTTACGCAGTCCAGTGCTGCCATTCCCGTTGTTCCCCTTTATCTCTCCTTGCTCTATCGGGTTATGCAGGAGCGTACTATGCACGAGGATACTGTTCAGCAAATGTATCGACTATTGGCAGAGGCACTATATCCCGAGCCCAAGGGATTGGATGAAAAGGGTCGCTTGCGCATGGACGATCGTGAGATGGATCCCGGGGTGCAGAGGGAGGTAGAGGATCGGTTTGTCAAGGCAACGGATGCTACGATAGGGACTTTAGGCGATGTGGACCTCTATCGCAAGGCTTTTGCCCAGTTGTTCGGATTTGCTATTCCTGGTGTGGATTACGATCTCCCTGTGGATCCACAAGTTTCCATACCTAGTGTTAATGGAAGCTGTTTTTTACGGTCTGCCAACAAGAACTGA